One Watersipora subatra chromosome 4, tzWatSuba1.1, whole genome shotgun sequence genomic window carries:
- the LOC137394248 gene encoding decapping and exoribonuclease protein-like — protein MLNVWQGENIDILLQSLLHHDLVGKATFVCKKKVLLVIATHSPDACRGIGVVKLQNSYYLYLYPTEKFPAHGYHGLRFEQLLTTTKTCRSKGIDQNKEFGALCKVNLGGHDLIVSGELDCLDGENRVKLKTCKEGFKTARHGLLLKWWLQCCFLNIETIYLGITETDGAGKGKYVDAIEKQSLTDLKQLVDKKTDKTGRCLARLKVFLDLLKVHATKEGQVYLIKHKSGTKNYTIERSDAGKDFISARLRNELITRSTYKTMSDQSD, from the coding sequence ATGCTCAATGTATGGCAAGGAGAAAACATCGACATTCTTTTACAAAGTTTGCTTCACCATGATCTAGTGGGTAAAGCGACATTCGTATGCAAAAAGAAAGTGCTGTTGGTGATTGCAACCCATTCTCCAGATGCTTGCCGAGGCATAGGAGTTGTTAAACTTCAAAACTCTTACTACCTTTACCTCTATCCTACTGAGAAATTTCCAGCACATGGATATCACGGCTTGCGCTTTGAGCAGCTATTGACAACAACCAAAACTTGTCGTTCAAAAGGAATAGACCAAAACAAAGAATTTGGAGCCCTGTGCAAGGTAAACTTAGGAGGCCATGATCTAATCGTTTCAGGAGAACTTGATTGTCTTGATGGTGAAAACCGTGTCAAGCTTAAAACTTGTAAGGAGGGGTTCAAGACAGCTCGTCATGGTCTGTTACTGAAATGGTGGCTACAGTGTTGCTTCCTCAACATAGAGACCATCTATCTTGGGATTACAGAAACTGACGGAGCTGGTAAAGGGAAGTATGTTGATGCCATTGAGAAACAGTCTCTAACCGACCTTAAACAATTGGTAGATAAGAAAACCGATAAAACAGGGCGCTGCCTTGCCAGACTCAAGGTATTCTTAGACCTTTTAAAGGTACATGCTACCAAAGAGGGCCAAGTTTATCTGATCAAACACAAAAGTGGTACTAAAAATTACACAATAGAAAGGAGTGATGCTGGAAAAGACTTCATCAGCGCAAGGCTGAGGAATGAGTTAATTACGAGAAGTACATATAAGACCATGTCAGATCAATCAGATTAA